TGAATTTGATTATGATGAGGCTTTGAAAGAAATGGAAGAGAAAAGTATTAATCAAGAAAATCCTTATTTAAATGATGATAAGTAATGATTTCCACTTTATAGTCAAATCTTAATTAATTAGAAGTTCATTTGGAAAACATACTGTTATTTAGTTGGTAAATGAACGAGGTGATATGGTTGAAAGAGTTGAAATTCGATTATACGTTACCACGCTATGCTTTTAGTAAAGTAGCAGGAAAATTCATGCTTTCCCAATATTGGAATTCAAAGTTTTCATGTTTACGATTTGGTGAAGGACCAGAACCAAAGCTTCCGAATGAAAACTGGGTAAAGGTGAAAGTGAAGCTTGGAGGTATTTGTGGGAGTGATCTTAATCTCATCTTTCTACATGATAGCCCGGCAATTTCATCGTTTGCTTCGTTCCCGTTTACCATTGGTCATGAAATTGTTGGTGAAATTACAGAACTCGGTGCTCAAGTAAAGCAACTGAATATGAAGGAACGGGTTGTTATTGATCCCATTCTTTCATGTGAACCAAGAGGGTATTCTAACCCTTGTCCGGCATGTCGTAAAGGGAATTTCAGTTTATGTGTGCATAAAGCAGAGGGAAATATAGCACCAGGTTTATTAATTGGTTCCTGCAGGGACACAGGTGGTGGATGGAGTTCCTATGTCGTTGCTCATAGGAGCCAGGTATTTAAACTCCCTGATGAAGTAGATGATTTAAATGGCGTCATGGTTGAACCTTTTAGCTGTGCCTTACATAGTGTTTTACAAAATCCTCCAAATAAAAAAGATACTGTTCTTGTGATCGGAGGAGGCGTGATTGGAATATGTGTAATCGCAGCTATCCGTTCACTAAATATAGATTGTAAAATTATTGCTTTGGTTAAACATGATATTCAAGCGGAGTTTGCTTCTAAATATGGGGCAGATGAAATTATTTTCTTACGTAAATCATTGTATACCAAGAATTTAGCTGAATCCCTTAGTGGAAAGGTGTTAAAGCCAATATTTGGTCCAGAAGTAATACAAGGTGGGGCTGATATTGTTTATGAATGTGTTGGAAGAAAGCAAAGTATCAATGATGGACTCCGTTTTTCGAGAAGTGGTGGAAAAGTTGTACTTGTAGGGCTTGCTGGAATTATTGATGGTATTGATTGGTCGATGGTATGGCTTAATGAGTTGGAAATCAAAGGAAGCTTTGCTTATAGTACAGAGGATTATCAGGGAAAGAGACTAAGAACGTTTGATATTGCAATCGGGTTAATGCGTCAAGGAAAGGTTGATCTTTCTTCATTAATTACACATCAATTCTCTCTTGAGGATTTTAAAACTGCTTTACATACAGCTGCAAATAAAAAAACTCGTGCAGCAATGAAAGTGGTATTTGAACCATAACATAAACACAATGACAGAATAAGGAGGAATAAAATTGAATCAATTCACAATAACAGGGAACACAAGCAGTCCTTTTATTACATGGTTTATGGAAGGATTAAAGGATAAATTTTCGGCAGAAGGATACGAATATTGTCAAGAACCGGTAGATAATATCAGAGTTGTATTTAATATTCTTGACAAGGAAAAACCACGTCCTTTTCGCCGTAAAGCACAAGCAACATTTGTCATTTCGGTTATAGAAAGACATTTAGACAAACAGGAAATACAATCGAACAATAATTTTGAAGCTGCTTATCCCTATTTAATAAGGTCCTTATCAAACCATTTAATTTATATCCTACATAATCAAAGTCAAACATATATTTATTTTGTTACACCGGAACAAGGTTTTTATAAATTAGAGTATGAACCAGAAGAGACGGAGTCTTTCTTCCAAAAAGTTTACGAAAGGTTAGAACCTGTCGCCTCTTCTCAACTAGTCATTAATAATAACTTTAACGAAAATCTCCATGAAAGTTTATGGAATGGAAATAGGCTAACTGAAAAAATGTACTTATCCGGTAAGAAATTGGATGATATGAATCTTCTGCCTGCTCCGTTTCCCCTGGAGAATTATTTGACCTCACGTGATATGCGGCAGTTAAAAAAATTATACGGAATCGGTGGTTTGAGTTACGGTAATCTGAGTAGCAGGGAAGATGAGAAGAATTTTTGGATGAGTGCAAGCGGTGTTAATAAAGCGAATATGCGCAATATTGGGCAGGATATTTTATATATAACTGGGTTTAATGAGGGGAGTAATGCAATGGAAATTAGTGTTCCACCTAACATTACCCCAAAGAGAGCCTCTGTAGATGCGATTGAACATTGGATGATTTATAAAGAACATCCTGATGTAGGAGCGATTGTTCATATCCATGCATGGATGGATGGTATAAAAGCAACAGAGGTTAATTATCCTTGTGGAACCATACAATTAGCCGAGGCGGTATCGGACTTAGTACGCAATGCGGATTATCCTTCGAGGGCCGTCATTGGGTTGAAGAATCACGGTCTTACGATTACAGGTCATGATTTGGATGATATTTTTGAACGTATCGAAGGAAAAGTCGTCCAACAAGTACCTATGGTCTAACAGTGTTTTTATGTGAATTTTAATGAACATAACAATTACCATGATTATAAACTACGGAACAGGTTTCCAATAAATGTCTTAGGGGTGCGCCGAGTAAATATGTTTGATTAATAAATAAGGATTTAAGTAGCGACGTTACCACGATATATGAAAAACTGACAGAAATGGGGCGATTCCTTCAGCTTCCATAAATTTCTTTGTCTATCGTGGTAATTCGTTACAATAATTACATATTCCTTGGTTACTGATCACTCTAAGCCTTGAGGAAAAGTGGACAACAAAGGATAACGTCTGCATAGTAGTATGGTTATAGTCTTTTGATAGAAAGTATTATATTGGCTGAAAGCATGCATTTATCTTAGTATGAACCCATCTGTATACAATTAAGGTGTGTCTTATATGTTAAGTTTTATAGGAACGTTGAAACTATTGCCATTCGATTTACGGGTAAGTCAGCATTAGCCCACGACTTTTTTATCACGGTAGCTGGTAAAGGGGATTAAACAAGCCTTAATCGGAATTGGAATCGTTATACTCATACATATAGTTTTATCAAAACTAAACTTTAATAGTATTTTTAATCGTTTTGTTATCGGTGAACCGGCAATTTTGAAATTAAATACGGAAAACTAGTTAAATCGAATTTCAAAAAATCATTTTCCTTTGTCAGAATCAAGTATTAGAAATAAAGGGTATCTAGATATCATTGATAATCAATATGCAATTCTTGAACCAAATGGTGAAATTAGT
The window above is part of the Virgibacillus proomii genome. Proteins encoded here:
- a CDS encoding zinc-dependent alcohol dehydrogenase, giving the protein MKELKFDYTLPRYAFSKVAGKFMLSQYWNSKFSCLRFGEGPEPKLPNENWVKVKVKLGGICGSDLNLIFLHDSPAISSFASFPFTIGHEIVGEITELGAQVKQLNMKERVVIDPILSCEPRGYSNPCPACRKGNFSLCVHKAEGNIAPGLLIGSCRDTGGGWSSYVVAHRSQVFKLPDEVDDLNGVMVEPFSCALHSVLQNPPNKKDTVLVIGGGVIGICVIAAIRSLNIDCKIIALVKHDIQAEFASKYGADEIIFLRKSLYTKNLAESLSGKVLKPIFGPEVIQGGADIVYECVGRKQSINDGLRFSRSGGKVVLVGLAGIIDGIDWSMVWLNELEIKGSFAYSTEDYQGKRLRTFDIAIGLMRQGKVDLSSLITHQFSLEDFKTALHTAANKKTRAAMKVVFEP
- a CDS encoding class II aldolase/adducin family protein, which produces MNQFTITGNTSSPFITWFMEGLKDKFSAEGYEYCQEPVDNIRVVFNILDKEKPRPFRRKAQATFVISVIERHLDKQEIQSNNNFEAAYPYLIRSLSNHLIYILHNQSQTYIYFVTPEQGFYKLEYEPEETESFFQKVYERLEPVASSQLVINNNFNENLHESLWNGNRLTEKMYLSGKKLDDMNLLPAPFPLENYLTSRDMRQLKKLYGIGGLSYGNLSSREDEKNFWMSASGVNKANMRNIGQDILYITGFNEGSNAMEISVPPNITPKRASVDAIEHWMIYKEHPDVGAIVHIHAWMDGIKATEVNYPCGTIQLAEAVSDLVRNADYPSRAVIGLKNHGLTITGHDLDDIFERIEGKVVQQVPMV
- a CDS encoding YetF domain-containing protein, which gives rise to MSESSIRNKGYLDIIDNQYAILEPNGEISVLAKEDSMPVTPKMLDQQVKYKGLPITVY